A genomic segment from Microbulbifer elongatus encodes:
- a CDS encoding efflux RND transporter periplasmic adaptor subunit, producing the protein MRLIRFLPITLFVALSPLWAQPTGDEKASETAAITVEAVVARAQPLIEEVPVTGTINPLRQSLLSAEVAGMIQTIHADIGDRVEQGALLVTLDPELSRLDRDAALAEVARVRETLADSRRRLAELQRLVGDNHVAETEVESLSSEVRERSAQLQAAQVESERLGALLRRHQIAAPFNGTVSLREVDVGEWVEPGTALFELVDTQTLRADFQVPQRYYSRIRPDTGLRLTLDNGETLSARVEHRIPVSRSGSRTFLLRTTVQQQRAGNPPSIIPGMSASAVLHLKQDREGIAVPRDAVLRYPDGRITLWVAARDSRWGAVTTVTEQQVSTGLSFNGMIEITEGINAGQPVIVRGNESLQPRQRVILKRAGTPKTAGSH; encoded by the coding sequence ATGCGGCTAATCCGATTCCTGCCCATTACCCTCTTCGTCGCACTGTCCCCGCTGTGGGCACAGCCGACAGGTGACGAGAAGGCATCCGAGACCGCCGCCATCACGGTAGAGGCGGTAGTCGCGCGGGCGCAGCCACTGATCGAGGAGGTGCCGGTCACCGGCACCATCAATCCCTTGCGGCAGTCCCTGCTGTCCGCGGAGGTGGCGGGTATGATTCAGACAATTCACGCGGATATTGGCGACCGGGTAGAGCAAGGGGCGTTGCTGGTTACCCTCGACCCGGAGCTCAGCCGCCTCGACCGTGACGCAGCCCTTGCGGAAGTCGCGCGGGTGCGGGAAACCTTGGCAGACAGCCGGCGACGTCTGGCGGAATTACAGCGGCTGGTGGGCGACAACCACGTGGCGGAAACAGAAGTGGAAAGCCTCAGTTCCGAAGTGCGCGAACGCAGTGCCCAATTGCAGGCAGCCCAGGTAGAGAGTGAGCGCCTGGGTGCCCTGCTCCGCCGACACCAGATTGCCGCCCCCTTCAACGGCACCGTGAGTCTGCGGGAGGTGGACGTAGGGGAATGGGTCGAACCGGGCACTGCCCTGTTTGAACTGGTGGATACGCAAACACTCCGCGCCGACTTCCAGGTCCCGCAGCGCTACTATTCCCGTATCCGGCCCGACACCGGCCTACGCCTGACCCTCGACAACGGCGAGACACTGAGCGCCCGGGTGGAGCATCGCATTCCGGTGAGCCGCAGTGGCAGCCGCACCTTTCTACTACGCACCACCGTCCAACAGCAGCGCGCGGGCAACCCCCCTTCGATTATCCCGGGCATGTCCGCGTCCGCGGTATTGCACCTGAAGCAAGATCGCGAGGGGATCGCGGTGCCGCGGGATGCCGTCCTGCGCTACCCCGACGGCCGTATCACCCTATGGGTGGCCGCCCGCGACAGCCGCTGGGGAGCTGTCACCACCGTAACCGAGCAGCAGGTCTCAACCGGACTCAGCTTCAACGGCATGATCGAAATCACCGAGGGAATCAATGCAGGCCAGCCCGTCATCGTGCGCGGCAATGAGAGCCTGCAACCCCGGCAGCGCGTGATATTGAAACGGGCAGGAACACCGAAGACCGCAGGCAGTCACTGA
- a CDS encoding DUF1289 domain-containing protein yields MAIYKKVRTPCIGVCSTGIGDNVCRGCKRFAHEVINWNAYSEEQRRIIAERRDGYLANAVRSQFEIVDQNLLLAQLRHQQIRFNEDQNPYCWVFELLRAGASQIADPAEYGLQVTPVARGIPLTELRRRIDEDFFALSQAYYLRFVAPGLASAAE; encoded by the coding sequence ATGGCGATTTATAAAAAAGTACGTACGCCCTGTATTGGCGTCTGCTCCACCGGCATTGGCGACAATGTCTGTCGTGGGTGCAAGCGATTTGCGCACGAAGTGATCAACTGGAACGCATACTCGGAAGAGCAACGCCGCATCATAGCGGAGCGCCGTGACGGCTATCTTGCAAATGCCGTGCGCAGTCAGTTTGAAATCGTCGACCAGAACCTGTTGCTGGCGCAGTTGCGCCATCAACAGATCCGTTTTAATGAAGATCAGAACCCCTACTGCTGGGTGTTTGAATTGTTGCGCGCGGGGGCTAGCCAGATTGCCGACCCGGCGGAGTACGGGTTGCAGGTGACCCCGGTAGCACGGGGTATCCCGTTGACGGAGCTGCGCAGGCGCATCGATGAAGACTTTTTCGCACTCTCACAGGCGTACTACCTGCGATTTGTGGCGCCGGGGCTGGCATCGGCGGCCGAGTAG
- a CDS encoding MipA/OmpV family protein: MSTPRRGIPAIFLILCTLLASNRLSAAALDVRVVNAPAEGTLVFQVYDNPDAFGDFRSPSREIPLPVNGSGVYRIDDVRPGAVALLVYADGNQNRALDRTFIGIPKEPIGLSNGYRPKGPPSFQRASFSLAENETKTVDIELYEVLGEFGQWGVGLGVIGRSSPYIGSDSTVTQVIPAITYFGERLQWVGPSLRYGLWGSDTFRFAVNATYRVGAYEESDSPVLLGLGDRDSTLMAGVGLVYDGPNRIDVDFRYQHDVLDRFGGGTAELRVSRGFQNGNINWAPSLGVNWLSSDLANYDFGVPTWGALPGRPAYDVGSTVTVEAGIGAMLEITEHWRLVLDINAEYLGDDISDSPIVGDDYVLKGFAAITYTF, encoded by the coding sequence ATGTCGACACCACGCCGAGGAATACCCGCGATATTCCTGATTTTGTGTACGCTGCTGGCTTCGAACCGGCTGTCAGCGGCCGCCCTTGATGTGCGGGTGGTCAATGCCCCGGCAGAGGGCACTCTGGTGTTTCAGGTGTACGACAACCCAGACGCATTTGGTGACTTCCGCAGCCCCTCCCGGGAGATTCCACTGCCGGTCAATGGCAGCGGTGTTTACCGTATTGACGATGTGCGCCCCGGCGCGGTGGCGCTGCTGGTTTATGCGGATGGCAATCAGAATCGCGCTCTGGATCGCACCTTTATCGGTATCCCCAAAGAACCCATTGGCTTATCCAACGGTTACCGCCCGAAAGGGCCGCCCAGTTTTCAGCGGGCAAGTTTTTCGCTGGCCGAGAACGAAACAAAAACCGTCGATATTGAACTCTACGAAGTACTGGGTGAATTCGGCCAGTGGGGTGTCGGGTTGGGTGTCATTGGTCGCAGCAGTCCGTACATCGGTTCCGACTCCACGGTGACTCAGGTGATTCCGGCTATTACCTATTTTGGTGAGCGCCTTCAGTGGGTGGGGCCAAGTCTGCGCTATGGCCTGTGGGGCAGCGATACTTTCCGCTTCGCGGTCAATGCCACCTATCGGGTCGGCGCTTATGAAGAGAGCGACAGTCCCGTTTTACTGGGGCTGGGTGACCGGGACAGTACTCTGATGGCGGGCGTTGGGCTGGTGTATGACGGTCCTAACCGTATCGATGTGGATTTTCGCTATCAGCACGACGTACTCGATCGGTTTGGCGGCGGTACCGCCGAACTGCGGGTGTCGAGAGGGTTTCAAAATGGCAATATCAACTGGGCGCCGTCGCTTGGTGTCAACTGGCTGAGCAGTGACCTCGCCAACTACGATTTCGGCGTGCCGACCTGGGGCGCGCTGCCCGGGCGCCCAGCCTACGACGTGGGTAGCACCGTGACGGTGGAGGCGGGTATTGGCGCGATGCTGGAGATTACCGAGCACTGGCGCCTGGTGCTGGATATTAATGCCGAGTATCTCGGGGATGATATCTCGGACAGCCCGATTGTCGGTGACGACTATGTTCTCAAGGGGTTTGCCGCGATTACCTATACCTTCTGA
- the acnB gene encoding bifunctional aconitate hydratase 2/2-methylisocitrate dehydratase — MLEAYRKHVAERAEQNIPPKPLNAEQVAGLVELLKNPPAGEEQELLDLITNRVPPGVDEAAYVKAGFLTAIVKGEAESPLIDREHATKLLGKMLGGYNIATLVDLLDDKDLAELAGEQLKGTLLMFDAFHDVEEKAKAGNEVAKAVIQSWADGEWFTKRDKVPESIKVAVFKVTGETNTDDLSPAPDAWSRPDIPLHARAMYKMTRDGLEPEEHGVTGPMKQIEEIQAKGLPVAFVGDVVGTGSSRKSATNSVLWFFGDELPGVPNKKGGGICIGGKVAPIFYNTMEDAGALVFEAPVDDLNMGDIIEIRPYEGKILSEDGKVISEFELKSDVLLDEVQAGGRINLIVGRGLTTKARESLGLGASDLFRLPEQPNDTGKGYTLAQKMVGKACGMEGVRPGTYCEPKMTTVGSQDTTGPMTRDELKDLACLGFQADLTMQSFCHTAAYPKPVDIDTQHTLPDFIMNRGGVSLRPGDGIIHSWLNRMLLPDTVGTGGDSHTRFPMGISFPAGSGLVAFAAATGVMPLDMPESVLVRFKGEMQPGITLRDLVHAIPYYAIQEGLLTVEKKGKKNIFSGRILEIEGLDNLTVEQAFELSDASAERSAAGCTIKLPEDSIAEYLRSNITLLRWMIAEGYGDKRTLERRARAMEAWLEKPELMSADADAEYAAVIEIDLAEVKEPIVCCPNDPDDAKLLSDVAGDKVDEVFIGSCMTNIGHFRAAGKLLQQHKGGISTRMWISPPTKMDEHQLMEEGYYNIYGASGARTEMPGCSLCMGNQARVAPNSTVLSTSTRNFPNRLGDGANVYLTSAELASVGAILGKLPTPAEYQEYAQNLNSMSAEIYRYLNFDQIEDFQKSAEEGKRIAATEIQDVAV; from the coding sequence GTGCTTGAAGCCTATCGCAAACACGTCGCCGAGCGCGCCGAACAGAATATCCCACCCAAGCCCCTGAACGCCGAGCAGGTTGCCGGCCTGGTGGAACTGCTGAAAAACCCGCCCGCGGGTGAAGAGCAGGAACTGCTGGACCTGATCACCAATCGCGTACCGCCGGGTGTGGACGAGGCCGCCTACGTAAAAGCCGGTTTCCTCACCGCCATCGTCAAGGGCGAGGCCGAATCCCCCCTGATCGACAGAGAACATGCCACCAAACTGCTGGGTAAAATGCTGGGCGGCTACAACATCGCCACTCTGGTAGACCTGCTGGACGACAAAGATCTGGCGGAACTGGCCGGCGAACAGCTGAAAGGCACCCTGCTGATGTTTGACGCCTTCCACGATGTGGAAGAAAAAGCCAAAGCCGGCAACGAAGTGGCCAAGGCGGTAATCCAGTCCTGGGCCGACGGCGAGTGGTTCACCAAGCGCGATAAAGTGCCCGAGAGCATCAAGGTTGCGGTCTTCAAAGTGACCGGTGAAACCAACACCGACGACCTGTCCCCGGCCCCGGACGCCTGGTCCCGCCCGGATATCCCCCTGCACGCGCGCGCCATGTACAAAATGACCCGCGACGGTCTGGAGCCGGAAGAGCACGGCGTGACCGGCCCGATGAAGCAAATCGAAGAAATCCAGGCCAAAGGCCTGCCGGTTGCCTTTGTTGGTGACGTAGTCGGTACCGGTTCTTCCCGTAAGTCCGCCACCAACTCTGTCCTGTGGTTCTTCGGCGACGAACTGCCGGGCGTACCGAACAAGAAAGGCGGCGGTATCTGCATCGGCGGTAAAGTGGCCCCGATCTTCTACAACACCATGGAAGACGCCGGCGCACTGGTCTTCGAAGCCCCGGTTGACGACCTGAATATGGGCGACATCATCGAAATCCGCCCCTATGAAGGCAAGATCCTGTCCGAGGACGGCAAGGTCATTTCCGAATTCGAACTGAAGTCCGACGTACTGCTGGACGAAGTGCAGGCCGGTGGCCGTATCAACCTGATCGTTGGCCGCGGTCTGACCACCAAAGCCCGCGAATCCCTGGGACTCGGCGCTTCCGACCTGTTCCGCCTGCCGGAGCAACCGAACGACACTGGCAAGGGTTACACCCTGGCACAGAAAATGGTGGGTAAAGCCTGCGGTATGGAAGGCGTCCGTCCGGGCACCTACTGCGAGCCGAAGATGACCACCGTTGGCTCCCAGGACACCACGGGTCCGATGACCCGTGACGAACTGAAAGACCTGGCGTGCCTCGGCTTCCAGGCCGACCTCACCATGCAGTCTTTCTGTCACACCGCGGCTTACCCCAAGCCCGTGGACATCGACACCCAGCACACCCTGCCGGACTTCATCATGAACCGCGGCGGTGTTTCCCTGCGCCCGGGCGACGGCATCATCCACAGCTGGCTGAACCGCATGCTGCTGCCGGACACCGTGGGTACCGGTGGTGACTCCCACACCCGCTTCCCCATGGGCATCTCCTTCCCGGCCGGCTCCGGCTTGGTGGCGTTTGCCGCGGCCACCGGCGTTATGCCGCTGGATATGCCGGAATCCGTACTGGTGCGCTTCAAGGGCGAAATGCAGCCGGGCATCACCCTGCGTGACTTGGTACATGCCATCCCTTACTACGCGATTCAGGAAGGCCTGCTGACCGTCGAGAAGAAAGGCAAGAAGAACATCTTCTCCGGCCGCATCCTCGAGATCGAAGGTCTGGACAACCTGACTGTAGAGCAGGCATTCGAGCTGTCCGACGCTTCCGCCGAGCGTTCCGCTGCGGGCTGTACCATCAAGCTGCCGGAAGACTCCATCGCCGAGTACCTGCGCTCCAACATCACCCTGCTGCGCTGGATGATCGCGGAAGGCTACGGCGACAAGCGCACCCTGGAGCGTCGTGCACGCGCCATGGAAGCCTGGCTGGAAAAACCGGAGCTGATGAGCGCCGACGCCGACGCCGAGTACGCCGCAGTGATCGAAATCGACCTGGCGGAAGTAAAAGAGCCCATCGTGTGCTGCCCGAACGACCCGGACGACGCCAAGCTGCTGTCTGACGTGGCCGGCGACAAGGTCGATGAAGTATTTATCGGCTCCTGCATGACCAACATCGGTCACTTCCGCGCCGCCGGTAAACTGCTGCAGCAGCACAAGGGTGGCATCTCCACCCGTATGTGGATCTCTCCGCCCACCAAGATGGACGAGCACCAGCTGATGGAAGAAGGCTACTACAACATCTACGGCGCATCCGGTGCACGCACCGAGATGCCGGGATGCTCCCTGTGCATGGGTAACCAGGCGCGCGTAGCCCCGAACAGCACCGTGCTGTCCACCTCTACCCGTAACTTCCCCAACCGCCTGGGCGATGGTGCCAACGTGTACCTGACCTCCGCGGAACTGGCCTCTGTAGGCGCCATCCTGGGCAAACTGCCGACCCCGGCGGAATACCAGGAATACGCCCAGAACCTGAACTCCATGTCTGCGGAAATCTACCGCTACCTGAACTTCGACCAGATTGAAGACTTCCAGAAGTCTGCCGAAGAAGGTAAGCGTATCGCCGCGACCGAGATTCAGGATGTTGCTGTATAA
- the miaE gene encoding tRNA-(ms[2]io[6]A)-hydroxylase, giving the protein MSSAPVPDLSAIHDFLLCETPGAWIEAALAQPEMMLVDHANCEKKAAGTALNLMFRYLDNFELLNKMSRLAREELRHFEQVIAIMKKRGIRYPHVTASRYAAGLRDQVRREEPGRLVDTLICGAIIEARSCERFARIAPHLDEELQAFYLSLLKSEARHFRDYLTLAQKATSEDIQPRVQAMLEVERDLVQGSDEEFRFHSGVPGLA; this is encoded by the coding sequence ATGAGTAGTGCCCCGGTTCCCGACCTGTCCGCCATCCACGACTTTCTGTTGTGCGAAACCCCCGGCGCGTGGATCGAGGCGGCGCTCGCGCAACCTGAAATGATGCTGGTGGACCACGCCAATTGCGAAAAGAAAGCCGCGGGCACGGCGCTCAATCTGATGTTTCGCTATCTCGACAATTTTGAGCTGCTGAACAAAATGTCGCGACTGGCGCGGGAGGAGCTGCGGCATTTCGAGCAGGTGATTGCGATTATGAAAAAGCGGGGTATTCGCTACCCGCATGTCACGGCCTCGCGCTATGCAGCGGGACTGCGCGACCAGGTGCGCCGGGAGGAGCCGGGCCGACTGGTAGATACGCTGATCTGTGGCGCGATTATCGAGGCGCGCTCCTGTGAGCGGTTTGCCCGGATTGCGCCGCATCTGGATGAAGAGCTGCAGGCGTTTTATCTCTCCCTGCTCAAGTCTGAGGCGCGGCATTTCCGCGACTATCTAACACTTGCGCAAAAGGCGACGAGCGAGGATATCCAGCCGAGGGTGCAGGCAATGCTGGAGGTAGAGCGGGACCTGGTGCAGGGCAGCGATGAGGAATTCCGCTTCCACAGTGGTGTACCCGGGCTCGCATGA
- a CDS encoding GIY-YIG nuclease family protein produces the protein MIVFTLTNEDTDQVWVGTAREGVTPEARFEQIQAAVSSGIDHPFYDELKKFGASAFTPSLFAVAEDRLELQEMVEEALDSFNAKSLVGIKTVKPGTTQSALAPKRKTRVTRVKPSASTAAKPNSKKPVKEKLATGRTGSAAKERAIKAGIEAEKARIAAEKAKKVQEEADEMKAILAGLDARGSTLSRR, from the coding sequence ATGATCGTATTTACCCTGACCAACGAAGATACGGATCAAGTATGGGTGGGCACTGCGCGCGAGGGCGTGACGCCGGAAGCCCGCTTCGAGCAGATCCAGGCCGCCGTATCTTCGGGTATCGATCACCCTTTCTATGATGAACTGAAGAAATTCGGTGCGTCTGCCTTCACCCCGAGCCTGTTTGCCGTAGCGGAAGACCGCCTGGAGCTGCAGGAGATGGTGGAAGAAGCACTGGACAGCTTCAATGCCAAAAGTCTGGTAGGTATCAAAACGGTAAAGCCCGGCACTACTCAATCCGCACTGGCTCCCAAGCGCAAGACGCGGGTGACACGCGTCAAACCGTCAGCCAGCACCGCGGCGAAACCGAATAGCAAAAAGCCGGTAAAAGAAAAGCTGGCCACCGGGCGCACCGGCAGCGCGGCGAAAGAGCGGGCGATTAAAGCGGGTATCGAGGCCGAAAAGGCACGTATTGCAGCGGAAAAGGCCAAAAAGGTGCAGGAAGAGGCTGATGAGATGAAGGCAATTCTCGCCGGCCTGGATGCGCGGGGCTCGACGCTATCCCGGCGCTAA
- a CDS encoding DUF72 domain-containing protein, translating into MDLPYFLGCPQWQHPAWHTRLPAGPAPLERYSQVLNCVEGNTTFYATPSQAQCVQWRRQVSDNFRFLLKFPRSISHDYLLTPPQKLVTEFLEIVSPLNDVLGPFLLQLPAAFGPQQLSNLWRFMDDLPHPLSCAVEVRHAAFFQKGDAERALNRGLRERECARVCLDSRGLFAAEAESPSIADAQRKKPKVPVHLLPVNAPPVIRFIGHPELESNREYLAPWVARVANWIEQGVRPYVFIHMPDNGDALNLVTLWTELLHARLPQAPVMTFNEKQPQLGLF; encoded by the coding sequence ATGGATCTTCCCTATTTTCTCGGCTGTCCCCAGTGGCAACACCCGGCCTGGCACACCCGCTTGCCCGCGGGCCCGGCGCCCCTCGAACGCTACAGTCAGGTGCTGAATTGTGTAGAAGGTAATACCACTTTCTACGCAACCCCGAGTCAGGCGCAATGTGTGCAGTGGCGACGCCAGGTTTCCGATAATTTTCGCTTTTTGCTCAAGTTTCCCCGCAGCATCAGCCACGACTACCTGCTGACCCCACCACAAAAATTGGTGACCGAATTTCTGGAGATCGTTTCTCCACTGAATGACGTGCTAGGCCCATTTCTGCTGCAGTTGCCTGCGGCATTTGGCCCACAGCAGTTGAGCAATCTGTGGCGGTTTATGGATGATCTCCCGCATCCACTTTCCTGCGCAGTGGAAGTCCGACACGCCGCATTCTTCCAAAAGGGTGACGCAGAGCGCGCCCTGAACCGGGGGTTGCGCGAGCGAGAGTGCGCACGTGTGTGCCTGGACAGCCGCGGCCTGTTTGCGGCAGAAGCGGAGAGCCCATCGATCGCAGATGCGCAGCGCAAGAAACCGAAGGTACCGGTGCACCTGCTACCGGTAAATGCACCGCCGGTGATTCGCTTTATCGGCCACCCGGAACTGGAAAGCAATCGGGAATACCTCGCTCCCTGGGTCGCTCGAGTGGCGAACTGGATCGAACAGGGAGTCCGGCCGTACGTTTTCATCCATATGCCGGATAACGGCGATGCCCTGAACCTGGTCACATTGTGGACCGAACTGCTACACGCGCGCCTGCCCCAGGCGCCGGTGATGACCTTTAACGAAAAACAGCCCCAACTGGGGCTGTTCTAG
- the katG gene encoding catalase/peroxidase HPI, protein MIKTQFPLCTALVLTLATLSASLGLQAQENANTMVPPPGEPKPNSFWWPDELDLSVLRRNNPASNPLGEEFDYAKAFNSLDYNALKKDIEKVLTTSQDWWPADYGHYGPLMIRMSWHASGTYRVVDGRGGAGGAQQRFEPLNSWPDNVSLDKARRLLLPIKQKYGNKISWADLMALTGNVAMESMGFETYGFAGGREDDWEADLVYWGPETKWLDDKRYKGDRQLEKPLAAVQMGLIYVNPEGPNGDPDPIAAARDIRETFGRMAMNDEETVALIAGGHTFGKAHGAVKHDCVGKEPAAAGIEEQGFGWKNKCGTGKGADTFTSGLEGAWSVNPIQWSNQYLENLFKFDWVKTKSPAGATQWIPKDGQAANLVPDAHDKSKRHAPIMFTTDLSLKMDPEYRKISQRFLENPDQLQKAFAKAWFKLLHRDLGPKSRYLGPEVPKEDLLWQDPIPAVDYTLISESDAANLKKKILASGLSVPELVRTAWAAAASYRDSDARGGANGGRIRLAPQKDWPVNNPAELSKVLAKLESIQKDFNDSLSGGKKISFADTVVLAGNAGVEEAARKAGYNIQVPFNPGRNDATAEQTDVESFGWLEPKADAFRNYYGKGNTLSPAEAMVDKASMLDLSVPEMAVLIGGMRTMNTNTDRSANGVLTDKPGTLSNDFFVNLVDMSTQWSKSGNNLYEGKDRKTGKVKWSATPVDLIFGSNAELRAVAEFYSTDDAKQKFVDDFARAWHKVMNLGR, encoded by the coding sequence ATGATCAAAACCCAATTCCCACTTTGTACCGCCCTCGTGCTGACCCTGGCGACACTGTCTGCCAGCCTGGGGCTGCAGGCCCAGGAAAACGCCAACACCATGGTGCCGCCACCTGGAGAGCCCAAGCCCAACAGCTTCTGGTGGCCGGATGAGCTGGATCTATCTGTATTGCGCCGCAATAACCCGGCCTCCAATCCCCTGGGAGAGGAGTTTGATTACGCCAAGGCATTCAACAGTCTCGATTACAACGCGCTGAAAAAAGACATTGAAAAGGTGCTGACCACATCTCAGGACTGGTGGCCCGCAGATTATGGGCACTATGGCCCGTTGATGATCCGTATGTCGTGGCACGCCTCCGGTACCTATCGGGTCGTCGACGGCCGCGGGGGTGCTGGTGGTGCGCAACAGCGCTTTGAGCCACTGAATAGCTGGCCGGACAACGTCAGCCTCGACAAAGCCCGTCGTCTGCTGCTGCCAATCAAACAGAAATACGGCAATAAAATCAGTTGGGCGGATCTGATGGCGCTGACCGGCAATGTGGCGATGGAGTCTATGGGCTTTGAGACCTATGGCTTTGCCGGCGGCCGCGAAGACGACTGGGAAGCAGATCTCGTTTACTGGGGCCCTGAAACCAAATGGCTCGATGACAAGCGCTACAAGGGCGATCGCCAGCTGGAGAAACCACTCGCCGCCGTACAGATGGGACTGATCTACGTCAACCCGGAAGGCCCCAATGGCGATCCGGATCCCATCGCCGCCGCCAGGGATATCCGCGAGACCTTCGGTCGCATGGCCATGAACGATGAGGAGACCGTGGCGTTGATTGCTGGCGGTCACACTTTTGGTAAAGCCCACGGCGCAGTGAAACACGATTGCGTAGGGAAAGAGCCTGCCGCAGCGGGTATCGAGGAGCAGGGGTTTGGCTGGAAAAACAAATGCGGTACCGGCAAGGGCGCGGACACCTTTACCAGTGGACTTGAGGGCGCCTGGTCGGTAAACCCCATTCAGTGGAGCAACCAGTATCTGGAAAACCTGTTCAAGTTCGACTGGGTAAAAACCAAGAGCCCTGCCGGCGCCACTCAATGGATTCCCAAAGACGGACAGGCCGCCAACCTGGTACCCGACGCCCATGACAAATCCAAGCGCCATGCACCGATCATGTTTACCACGGATCTTTCCCTGAAGATGGATCCGGAATACCGGAAGATCTCCCAGCGTTTCCTGGAAAACCCGGACCAGTTGCAGAAAGCCTTTGCCAAAGCCTGGTTCAAACTGTTGCACCGGGACCTGGGGCCCAAGTCCCGTTATCTCGGCCCGGAAGTACCCAAAGAAGATCTGCTCTGGCAGGACCCGATCCCGGCGGTGGATTACACGCTGATCAGCGAGAGCGATGCGGCCAACCTGAAGAAAAAAATCCTCGCTTCGGGGTTGAGTGTTCCGGAACTGGTGCGCACCGCCTGGGCGGCCGCGGCGTCCTATCGCGACTCCGATGCCCGGGGTGGGGCCAATGGTGGACGTATCCGCCTGGCACCTCAGAAAGACTGGCCGGTGAACAACCCTGCAGAACTGTCCAAGGTGCTTGCCAAACTGGAATCCATCCAGAAAGATTTCAATGACTCCTTAAGTGGTGGTAAGAAAATTTCTTTCGCGGATACCGTGGTGCTCGCCGGCAATGCTGGTGTGGAAGAGGCCGCCAGGAAAGCTGGATACAACATTCAGGTACCGTTTAACCCGGGCCGCAATGACGCCACTGCAGAGCAGACAGATGTGGAGTCGTTTGGCTGGCTGGAGCCGAAAGCCGATGCCTTCCGCAATTACTATGGAAAAGGCAATACACTGTCTCCGGCGGAAGCCATGGTGGACAAGGCCAGCATGCTGGATTTGAGTGTTCCAGAGATGGCTGTACTGATCGGCGGTATGCGCACCATGAATACCAATACGGATAGATCCGCCAACGGCGTGTTGACGGACAAACCCGGTACGCTCAGTAATGATTTCTTCGTCAACCTCGTGGATATGTCCACGCAGTGGAGTAAATCCGGCAATAATCTGTATGAAGGCAAGGATCGGAAAACCGGCAAAGTGAAATGGTCTGCCACGCCGGTGGATCTGATCTTCGGCTCCAATGCCGAGCTGCGGGCTGTGGCGGAATTTTATTCTACCGACGATGCCAAGCAGAAATTTGTCGATGACTTCGCCAGGGCGTGGCACAAGGTGATGAACCTTGGGCGCTAG
- a CDS encoding lipid kinase → MPHASRRPDKQLLILINPASRSGGDCADQLQAGVSGLREEGWSVEVRDTDSPEDAVTSIRDARADMIAIGGGDGTVSGCAKALVERGLPLAVLPMGTANDLARSLGIESLEQAFAAIRDGHTARIDLARLGDEYFFNVANLGLGVQVTEALTPDVKRRWGVLSYLKAVSEALTRSNQFKVRLVVDGQKFHIRSMQLAVGNGRFYGGGNVVHEQATISDGKLHLYSLKPQSLLELLSLAPFLRLGQHRVSRRVFTASGSEVAIETAPAAMEVHADGEPVATTPVCIRVEKGVIAAVVPADAGV, encoded by the coding sequence TTGCCCCACGCTTCCCGTCGCCCAGACAAGCAGCTCCTTATCCTGATCAACCCGGCCAGTCGCAGCGGCGGGGATTGTGCTGATCAGCTGCAGGCGGGGGTATCCGGCTTGCGGGAAGAGGGCTGGTCGGTCGAGGTAAGAGACACGGACAGTCCTGAAGATGCCGTTACCAGTATTCGTGATGCCCGGGCAGATATGATTGCCATTGGCGGTGGTGATGGCACTGTCAGCGGTTGTGCAAAAGCCCTGGTGGAGCGGGGGCTTCCTCTGGCGGTACTGCCCATGGGGACCGCCAATGATCTCGCACGTTCCCTCGGTATCGAGTCACTGGAACAGGCATTTGCAGCCATTCGTGACGGCCACACGGCAAGGATCGATCTCGCGCGCTTGGGGGATGAGTACTTCTTCAATGTGGCAAATCTGGGGCTGGGTGTGCAGGTGACGGAGGCGCTTACCCCGGATGTAAAGCGCCGCTGGGGTGTTCTCAGTTATCTCAAAGCCGTGAGTGAAGCGCTGACGCGCAGCAACCAGTTCAAGGTCCGGCTGGTCGTTGACGGGCAGAAATTCCATATCCGATCAATGCAGCTTGCGGTCGGTAACGGCCGTTTCTACGGGGGCGGCAATGTGGTGCACGAGCAGGCTACCATTAGCGATGGCAAACTCCACCTGTACAGCCTGAAGCCGCAAAGTCTGCTGGAACTGTTGTCCTTGGCGCCGTTTCTTCGCTTGGGGCAGCACCGGGTGTCCAGGCGCGTATTTACGGCGTCGGGTTCCGAAGTGGCGATCGAGACAGCGCCGGCAGCGATGGAAGTCCACGCAGACGGCGAGCCAGTGGCGACTACCCCGGTATGTATTCGGGTGGAGAAAGGGGTGATCGCGGCCGTGGTGCCGGCTGACGCTGGCGTCTAG